A single window of Loxodonta africana isolate mLoxAfr1 chromosome 10, mLoxAfr1.hap2, whole genome shotgun sequence DNA harbors:
- the LOC100664508 gene encoding olfactory receptor 11G2-like: MKIFNTPNNSSTITGFILLGFPCPREGQIFLFVLFSIVYLLTLMGNGCIICAVCWDQRLHTAMYILLVNFSFLEICYVTATVPNMLANFLSETKVISFSGCFLQFYVFFSLGSIECLFLAVMAFDRYLAICQPLCYPTIMTGCLCTKFVISCWVFGFLWFLVPIIIISQMSFCGSRIIDHFLCDPGPLLALTCKRAPVMEVVFSTLSPLPLIVLFLFIMGSYTLVLRAVLRVPSAAGQRKASSTCGSHLAVVSLFCGSVLVMYGTPTSQHKNRMHKIVTLFYSVVTPLLNPVIYSLRNKDMKRALQKFLRI, encoded by the coding sequence ATGAAAATCTTCAACACCCCCAACAACTCAAGCACCATCACTGGCTTCATCCTCTTGGGCTTCCCCTGCCCCAGGGAGGGTCAGATCTTCCTCTTTGTGCTCTTCTCTATTGTCTACCTCCTGACCCTCATGGGGAATGGTTGCATCATCTGTGCTGTGTGCTGGGATCAAAGACTCCACACTGCCATGTACATTCTTCTTGTCAACTTCTCCTTCCTCGAGATCTGCTATGTCACCGCCACTGTCCCCAACATGTTGGCCAACTTCCTCTCTGAGACCAAAGTCATCTCCTTCTCTGGGTGCTTTCTCCAATTCTACGTTTTCTTCTCTCTGGGTTCTATAGAATGCTTATTCTTGGCGGTTATGGCGTTTGATCGATACCTTGCAATCTGCCAGCCTCTATGTTATCCAACCATTATGACTGGATGTCTCTGCACCAAATTTGTGATCAGTTGCTGGGTATTTGGTTTCCTGTGGTTCCTGGTTCCTATTATCATCATCTCCCAGATGTCCTTCTGTGGATCCAGAATAATTGACCACTTCCTATGTGACCCAGGTCCTCTTCTAGCACTCACTTGCAAAAGAGCTCCTGTGATGGAGGTTGTCTTCTCCACCTTAAGTCCTCTTCCCCTCAttgttctctttctcttcatCATGGGGTCCTACACTCTGGTCCTAAGAGCAGTACTAAGGGTCCCCTCAGCAGCTGGACAAAGAAAAGCCTCTTCCACCTGTGGGTCTCATCTGGCTGTGGTTTCACTTTTCTGTGGCTCAGTACTGGTCATGTATGGGACTCCAACATCTCAGCATAAAAACAGAATGCACAAAATTGTGACCCTGTTTTACTCTGTTGTGACCCCTCTCCTTAATCCTGTGATATACAGTCTCAGgaacaaagatatgaaaagagCCCTGCAGAAATTTCTGAGAATATAA